CACCAATCTGCCATAGGAACATTAGTTGAAAGGGCAAGTCGATTAGTAAAAATAGTTTGGATAGGTGAAAAAAGAGATTCAGAATCAGTTTTGAATGCATTTGCAAAAAGCCTTGAAGAGCTTCCTTCACATATGAAACAGAGCCTAACTTATGATAATGGAATTGAAGCGTATAAACATGAGGAGTTTACGAAAAAAACTGGAATGTCAGTTTATTTTGCAGATCCTGGATGTCCATGGCAAAGAGGCACAAATGAAAACACTAATGGCTTAATTAGAGAATTCTTTCCAAAAAGCACTGAATTAGGTATTTACGATAAGCTAGATTTAAAAAGAGTAGAGGACTTATTAAATGAACGCCCAAGGAAAATCTTAAATTTTGCCTCTCCAAAAGATGTTTTTAATAAGATGGCTTCTTTATAAATAAATTTATCGGATTAGCAGAGGGTTGGAAGTTCACGGCTACTTGTATTCTGGGATAAAATTCACCGTGTCCCTTCGGGCAGAAGTTTCACGGCTACTTGTATCTGGGTAATTTAGACTTACACTTTTTTCTAATAGTATTCCAGTAAAATTTTATTATTTCTTTATAAAAAACAACTAAAATCCATGATTTATAATTGGAAATGGACATTTAAGATTTTTCCATAGAGATAAAGTGTTCGGATAGAAATTTGAATTCACCCAGTTCGTGAAAGTCAATAAACTTTATAAATTCTTAAAAAATTGTCTTTATAATAGAAGAAATTTTTTTGGAGTTTTATGGAACCAAGCTTTCCTCTTAAATGTAAGTATTTAGACCCATCTTGTCAAACAATTGCCGATGCTCAAGTTATAGTCATTGGGGAAAAACATTACCAATATACTCAATACATTAGTGATTACATTAATCAACACTTTTCTAATAATGCAGTAGTTTTAGTTGAAGCTCAACCTGCTAAAGAAGAAGTCGATAAAGAGCATTCTATCCAAGCTTACCTGATAAACGATTCAATGAACGTTTATGGTTGGGATATAGGAACTGCCTCTAAAATATTTCAATTAGCATTACCTTACGATAGAGACACTTACGATGTTATATATGCAAAAGAAGAAGATCAATTTCTTAAAGCTCAAGCGCAAGAGAAAATTCAAGAAAGAGGTTTAGTTCTAAATCAAAATCTTGAACATACTCAGAAACGAATTGAAACTACGTTTTTGCAAAGAAATGAATCGATGCAACAATCTATTGAATGGGCAATGAGCACATGGCCAGAAAAAAAGATTATTGTCATTACGGGTAAAAGCCACATAAAACAAAGTAAACAAAAAAAAGATAATCCAAATTTTGACACAAACTCTTTAACAAATTACTTAAAAAGTAAAAAATTAGCCATTATTCATACAACAAAGCTTTTACCAGAGATTAAAGGAAATCCCGTACCTGAAACTGTGGATTTAGCAAATTTTGATATAGAATTTCCCAATCCAAACTGCCAACAGTTTGAACAAACAAATTTGGTCGTTATGACTGAAGGAGTATTAGAAACTCCAAATATTATAGCTAAATTTATTAATCAATTTGCACAAAGTATTTTACTTATTAGCGCCAGACCCGCTCAAGCCTCTGTTGAAAAAAGTAGATCTTTATATGCTCATAAAATAGATGAATCTATAACAGTTTTAGGCTGGGATATTGGCACTGTCGAAGACATGATTAAAGATTTATTAAATGAACATAGCAACTCTCTGCCTAAATATTTATCTACTTTAAACCCAGAAGCTACAGTAATGCCAAATTTTAAGGATGACGGCACCGCTTTTTATAATACAGCTGAAGAAGCTGCTGCGTATACATATGAGGAAATACAAGAGCAAAATATTAAAGCTGGATTTTACATCTCTTATGCAGAAAGAATTAACAATATATTATTAGAACAACAGCCCTTAAGAGAAAAATCTCTCATTGAAACAGCCAACTGGGCTCTTGATAAATGGAAAGATAAGAAAATTTTTGTAATTGTGGGTGAACATTTTGTCAAAGAAGATACAGAAGTTAGACATTATCTTTCTACAAAACAATCAGCTGTTTTAGTATGTAAAGCTTCTATTGACCATGAAGCACATATTAGGTCAAAACTTGCTAAATATCTTTATAATTAAACCATAATAAAAGGCCCTTTTTGAAAGGGCCTTCTCAAGTTTGGCGGTTTTTTAAGCTGCCTTTCTAAATATTGCTGAAATCATTGGTTTAGTCAATCCAAGATTAATAATTTCTACAAAATTCTCTATCAGAAAGAGTCGCTCTTCATTTGCTAAAGCAAATTTCGAGCTCTTATTTCTTGTTTGGATTTCCCCATAATTCCCTAACGGTCATTATGGGCTTTAAACCAATGCCGTCAAAATAAAATATATAGTATGTATTTCATAAGGCTCGCCGCATGTTCATGGGGTATTTCCGGTTGGTTTTTTTAATTCTAATATATTTCCTTCCTGGCCTTATTGAAACTATATTTTTCTTCATATCTTGCTTCAAACGTTTGCAAAAAACCTCAAGATTGCTCTCTGGAGTCAACAAAACCTTGACAATTTCGTCTTTTAAAATCCCAATGGCAATATTCTGATTAATTTTATAGTCATGCTTTAACATCTTTTTAGAGAAGATTTCTTCCATTTCTTCTTGAGCTTCATTTGTAAGTAAGGCTCTAACATTGGCTGTAAATATAGTTGCATGAAAATCTTGCTCTATTGCTTGAGTTGATTCCCCACTAAAATTTTCCATCTCAATACGTACTTTATGAAATTTATAGTTTTCTTCCACTCCCCACCTTGAATGATATAATTTTATAAACATTGCATATTCAAACTTGTCTTTGTCTAGTAATGAAGTTATTAGAAATTCTTGCTCACCTGTAGGAAGATCAATAATAAGAACGCGCATTTGCTGAATGGAATTTAAACACACCCCGGGCAATCTTTTTTTAAAGTCCTCTCTTTTTTTTCCTTTGAGTCTTTTTGGAGAAATTTCAATAATTGTATCTCTCTTTTGGTTCTTTATTAACTTTCTAACCTCGGAAAGCCATGTCCCAGTACATCTTATTAAATAATTTTTTCTTTGTTGGGCCAAAAGAAATATTAAAGTAAGAGAAGGGTATCCTCGATCAAATATATATAGATCGTTAGCATAGGTAGAAGGTTGAATTTTTAAAATATGGTCACAAGCCATACTTCGTTCAGAACTCCCATAAGGACTTATAATAGCATCTAAAGTTAATCCAGAGAGAGGATCGTATGCATAAGAAACTTGAGCCATCGGCATACAGTTATTGTTTTTTTGGTTACCACATGATCCATATTTCTCTAAAATAGAGATGCTCTCAGGTAACTGTAAAGTAGATCCATCTATCACAATTAAACGAAAACCGAGGTAAGTTGGAAACTTATTATCAGTGTAAAATTCACTAATTAAAGTATCATTCAATTTTACAAAGGCAATCGGTAATATTTTTTTTCGTGTCGTTGAAAGAAGTTGCTTAGATATGAACGTTAAAGTTAAAATTCCGCTAAATTTAATTAATTCGCTTTGTAGACTCCTCTTGGCTAGATTTAATATAAATACAATCAGAAGAGGAAATCTTAGGATGCGGTTTCTAGAAAAGTCTTTTTCGCTAGACCTACAAGCATTTTTGAATGTGGTACTTAAGAGCAGTTCTCGGCATTTTTCGAGAATTTCATGAGATCTTTTTTTCATGGTGTTTCCTTTGTTGGCTAACGGTGATTTGTAAGCCGATGGGAAATACCATGATTTTTCATTTAAATCAAAACTTTATTGATACATACCTTTGTTTTTAAATTAGTTATGTCTTATTTTGACGGCATTGGGCTTTAAACAGACGCTCTAACGAGCTATGCAATTACTTTTCTTTATAGACATCTAAAGCCTCAATCTTTCCCGCAATTTTTTGAAGTTCATTACGGGCTTCATTTAAGAGACGCTCTACGAACTTTTTCCAATAAAGCTCGTTAGAGCGCCTGTTTAAAGCCCTTAAGCGACTGAAAGGAACTAGGGAAGATCAGATAAATATATTAGAGCTCGAAATTTGCTTTAGCAAATGAAGAGCGACTCTCTCAGATAGAAACTCCTAATGAAACAATTAATCTCGGGTTTTAGCAATTGCTTACAGAAACAGGATCTCCAAAAAGAGATCAAATAAAAAAATTTTTGAGAATATTCATAACAACTATCCGTTCATTCGTGGTTATTTGAAACGCATAATTTATGGATTTTCTTTTTTTTATTTAAATTTTTTAGAATAAAAAAAAACAAACTTGAGAAGGCCCTTTTTGAAAGGACCTTTATAATGAAACTTTAAAAATCTTTAATTATTTTATCTTCTAACCAAACATACTTATCATCCAATACTTCTTTAGCAATGGCTGTTGAATAATTATCCATATTGTCTTCTAATTGATCAAATCTCTCTTCAATCAACCGTCTTCCGTGAACGCAAAAAAAGTCTGCTAAATCAAGCGGTGTATCCATGTGCTCTTTATCTTTTATGCTAATAGCATAAGAACAAGTTGCTGCCATGACAAATAATTCAGTACCTATTTCCATCAAACGCCCTAAAATCAATTGTTTTTTTTCAAGCTTTTGTTGGTATTTTGCCATGTAATAAAAAATTGTACGCGCAAGTTTAGAAGAGGTTTGATCTATATATTGAAAATGCTTTTCTAATTTTCCAAGCCCTTCATGTTTTTTTCGAGTCTTAAAAAATAAAGAGGGATACCATTTTGCGTAATATTTAAAAACACCCCAGCCTTCTTTTAACTTTTCTGAAAAAGAAGATTTTTTCATAAGAGGTAATGATCGTTTTAAATGTGGATCCATGGCTTCGCGGGCTAAAAATAATTTCATAATTTCCGTAGACCCTTCTAAGATCATATTAATACGGCAATCGCGCATCATTCTTTCTACAGCAATCCCTTTTTCACCTCTTTTCTTTAACGAGCGAGCTGTTTCATACCCTCTTCCCCCTCTTAGTTGCATTGTCATATCAACTAGCTTCCAAAGAGTTTCTGTACAAAACATTTTACTCATAGCAGCTTCAATTCTAATATCAAATTTTTTCTGATCAGCCCAGCTACAAACAAGCCATGTTACCGCTTCCATTGCTAATGTATGACTTGCTATGTACGCGATTTTTTCAGAACCTGGCTCATGATAACCGATCGGTTGCCCCCACTGCACGCGAGATTTACCCCACTCTCTTACAATTTTTGTACATAATTTTGCACCGGCTGTTGTACCAGAGGGTAGAGTTAAGCGCCCAACATTAATCGTGCCAAGGGCCATTGCAAGCCCTTTTCCTTCTTCCCAAATTAAATTTTCTCTTGGAATTTTTACATCTTTAAAACGGAGTAAACCATTATAAATACCATGCAGCCCCATAAATTCACATCTATGAGCCACTTCAACGCCTGGTGTATCCATTTCTAAAACAAAAGCACTAATTTGTTTTTTTTCTTTACCTTTTACGATTTTTGGAGCTGTTTTGGCAATAACTACAATAATATTGGCAATGGTTCCATTTGTGCACCAAAGTTTCTCTCCGTTTAGTATATAGTATTTGCCATCGTCTGATAATTTAGCTTCACAAGACATTTGTGCCGGATCTGAGCCAACGGATGGTTCTGTTAAAGCAAAAGCTGAAATTGCCCCATCGGCAAATCTTGGTAAAAACTTCTTTTTTTGTTCTTCTGAGCCATACATTAAAAGAGGTTGTGGAATTCCAATGGATTGATGAGCTGATAGTAAAACACTTGTGGAGGCACAATAAGAGCCCACCAACATGATGACTCTATTGTAATTTGTATTAGAAAAACCAAGTCCTCCGTATTCTTTTGGAATTTTAATAGCAAAAGCTTTTAATTTAGCTAAGCCTTCGATAACGCTTTTTGGAATTTCGTGTGTGCGATCTATTTCTTCTGGATCCACATTCTCTTTCAAAAATGCTTCCATTTTTGCCAAATATTCATCACCAATTTTTTTATCTTCTTCACTTTGTACAGGAAATGGGTAAACCATTGAAGGATCAAATTCCCCTAAAAAAAGTTTTCTTCCAAAACTTGGGTTTACATATTCTCTTTCTCTAGCATCTTCCGTTACTTCAAGCGCCTGTCTTTGGTGTTCGTTTGATGCTGATGACAACAAAACATCATCATCACTTTCTTTTTCTGTATGGATATTATGATCCATGAGAACCTCATAAGTTATAGAACGTTTGCGATATATTCAAACTTTTGCATACTTGACTTTAAGTAAGAAGTAAAGTTTTTTTTCTAATTTTAACGAGGCAAAATATGATTAAAAGATCTTTGGTGATGCTACTACTCTCAGTTATGACCTTAACTTGGTCAAATGAACCGATCGATAAAACCACTTTTCTTGCTGCTAAAGCCAGCCATACACCCTTTAGAAAGCCATCTCAGATTGATGAAACGACCTGGCAAAATATACAACCTTATCTTTTGCCACTAAATCATCCGGTAAAAAAACACTTAGACCGATTATTTAATAATAAACATTATACTTACTCACTCGAAACTTTAGAAAAAGGAGGGTTTCAATGTACAACGGGTAACCACCCAGAAAAAGCAATCATTGCTAAACACTTGTTAGTTAAAGATTACATCTTAAAAATCTATACAGATGATCAGTTGGGTATTAATGAACTAGATGTTTGGATAAAAAGAATTGAAGGTGCAAATTATATTAGGAATGTAATTCGTGAAAGAAGATATGAACCTTTGCTAAAAGTTCCACAAAAATGGCTTTACCCACTTCCTCATACACAACCTGGTCAAAAAGCATTTATTTTAGTTGTGGAAGATATGAAAATTTTACGACATGAAGAAAATTATGAAAAATGGCATAGTTTTGATCTTCCATCAGAATACCCGTTTGCCGTTTATGAAGTAATTCTTTTAGCAGGCTTAAATGATTCAGTCTACATTGACAATATTCCTTTTTGCAAAGATAACAAAGTAGCTTTTATCGATACCGAACACTATAATAATTGGCCGATTGATTTTTCAATTTTCTTTAATGTATTAGATAAGAAAAAACAAAAATTGTTTGAAATGATTTCCTATACAGATTATTCAACTAATGATAGTTTTTCCTCTATAAGTAGCAATTAGAATAAAAAACTTTAAGAGACAAATTTTTGCATCTTAAATTAAATTGAAGGCTTAATGGAATTATTTTTTTCAAATTATGTAAATTCTGGAACGACTCAAATCTGGACCGAAGCTTTTGGAAATATAGAAGATCCAGCCATTTTACTTATAAGTGGCGCTGGATCTTCAGCAAGATTTTGGGACAATTATTTTTGCAAAATCCTTTCAGAAAAGGGTTTTTTTGTGATTCGCTATGATTTAAGAGATGTTGGATTATCTACCTCTTTTGATAAGGAAATTGTTTCTTATGATTTACACGATTTAGCGGTAGATATATTAGCGATACTTGGCTTTTATAGTATTGATAAAGCTCATTTAATCGGACACGCTATGGGAGGATTTATTGCCCAAGAATTTGCCACAAACTTTCCTTATAAAACAATTACCTTAACCATTATTGCTTCAAGTCCAATTCAACACACTCCGATACTTAACAAGCCTTTAACTTCAGAAGAAAAAAATATATTTGATAAAACATTGGAAGTTATGAATGATAATTTACCAAATGTTAGCTTTGAACAAAGTTTAGAAAATTATTTAAATGTATGGGAATATTTAAACGGAAAGGTTCCGTTTGATAAAGATATTGCCTATCACTACACAAAAGATATGTACAACAGATCTTTTAATAAAGTAGGGGTTCATACAAATCATTTAGCTATTGTAAAGCAAGTTCAACAAATGGCTAAAACAAATCACGAAAATTTAAATGAATTAAAAGTTCCTACTTTAATTATACAAGGTGATGAAGATTATTTAGTTTTACCAAGAATTGGTGGTTTTGCTTTAGCTGAAGTACTCCCCCATTCTGAATTAAAGATTATTCCAAAAATGGGTCATATGTTTTTTAATAAAGATATTATGCATAAGCTTTGTGACTTAATTTTAGAGCACTCAACTTTAAGATAAAAGAAGGCCATATGAACCTTCTTTTAAAATATACATTCTATTTATTTATTGTGCCAATCGTAAACTTATACAAAAAGCATTGA
This DNA window, taken from Candidatus Rubidus massiliensis, encodes the following:
- a CDS encoding Transposase DDE domain protein, yielding MKKRSHEILEKCRELLLSTTFKNACRSSEKDFSRNRILRFPLLIVFILNLAKRSLQSELIKFSGILTLTFISKQLLSTTRKKILPIAFVKLNDTLISEFYTDNKFPTYLGFRLIVIDGSTLQLPESISILEKYGSCGNQKNNNCMPMAQVSYAYDPLSGLTLDAIISPYGSSERSMACDHILKIQPSTYANDLYIFDRGYPSLTLIFLLAQQRKNYLIRCTGTWLSEVRKLIKNQKRDTIIEISPKRLKGKKREDFKKRLPGVCLNSIQQMRVLIIDLPTGEQEFLITSLLDKDKFEYAMFIKLYHSRWGVEENYKFHKVRIEMENFSGESTQAIEQDFHATIFTANVRALLTNEAQEEMEEIFSKKMLKHDYKINQNIAIGILKDEIVKVLLTPESNLEVFCKRLKQDMKKNIVSIRPGRKYIRIKKTNRKYPMNMRRAL
- the mmgC gene encoding Acyl-CoA dehydrogenase, producing MDHNIHTEKESDDDVLLSSASNEHQRQALEVTEDAREREYVNPSFGRKLFLGEFDPSMVYPFPVQSEEDKKIGDEYLAKMEAFLKENVDPEEIDRTHEIPKSVIEGLAKLKAFAIKIPKEYGGLGFSNTNYNRVIMLVGSYCASTSVLLSAHQSIGIPQPLLMYGSEEQKKKFLPRFADGAISAFALTEPSVGSDPAQMSCEAKLSDDGKYYILNGEKLWCTNGTIANIIVVIAKTAPKIVKGKEKKQISAFVLEMDTPGVEVAHRCEFMGLHGIYNGLLRFKDVKIPRENLIWEEGKGLAMALGTINVGRLTLPSGTTAGAKLCTKIVREWGKSRVQWGQPIGYHEPGSEKIAYIASHTLAMEAVTWLVCSWADQKKFDIRIEAAMSKMFCTETLWKLVDMTMQLRGGRGYETARSLKKRGEKGIAVERMMRDCRINMILEGSTEIMKLFLAREAMDPHLKRSLPLMKKSSFSEKLKEGWGVFKYYAKWYPSLFFKTRKKHEGLGKLEKHFQYIDQTSSKLARTIFYYMAKYQQKLEKKQLILGRLMEIGTELFVMAATCSYAISIKDKEHMDTPLDLADFFCVHGRRLIEERFDQLEDNMDNYSTAIAKEVLDDKYVWLEDKIIKDF
- the catD_2 gene encoding 3-oxoadipate enol-lactonase 2, giving the protein MELFFSNYVNSGTTQIWTEAFGNIEDPAILLISGAGSSARFWDNYFCKILSEKGFFVIRYDLRDVGLSTSFDKEIVSYDLHDLAVDILAILGFYSIDKAHLIGHAMGGFIAQEFATNFPYKTITLTIIASSPIQHTPILNKPLTSEEKNIFDKTLEVMNDNLPNVSFEQSLENYLNVWEYLNGKVPFDKDIAYHYTKDMYNRSFNKVGVHTNHLAIVKQVQQMAKTNHENLNELKVPTLIIQGDEDYLVLPRIGGFALAEVLPHSELKIIPKMGHMFFNKDIMHKLCDLILEHSTLR